GCAGTGGTCCACGTCGGAGGCCTGGAAGACAAGAGCAAGCTGCGCTACGGCCGGGACTCGGTGTACGGCCAATACGGCTATGGGGGCGACACCGACGGTTTCGTCACGGCCACCTCCTGGGGCTATCGCGCCCGGGCCATCCTCGACTACAGCAACGTGATCGCCGGCATCAACTTCAAGCCCAACCTTTCCTGGTCCCATGACGTCAATGGCTACGGGCCCAACGGCCTGTTCAACCAGGGCGCCAAGGCCCTGAGCGTTGGCGTGGATGCCGACTACCGCAACACCTACACCGCCAGCCTCAGCTACACCGACTTTTTTGGCGGGCGCTACAACACCCTGACCGACCGGGACTTCCTCGCGTTGAGCTTTGGCGTGAACTTCTGAACCGGCACAAGAAGGAGCATTTGAATGCGCAAGATGATTCTGCAATGCAGCGCCCTGGCACTGGGGTTGTGGGCGGCCAACCTGATGGCCGCCGTGAGCCCGGAAGAAGCCGCCAAGCTGGGAACCAGCCTGACCCCGGTGGGTGCGGAAAAAGCCGGTAATGCCGACGGCTCGATCCCGGCCTGGACCGGAGGCATTCCCAAGAATGCCGGGGCGGTGGACAGCAAGGGCTTTCTCGCCGACCCGTTCGCCAATGAAAAACCGCTGTTCATCATCACCGCGGCGACGGTGGACAAATACAAGGACAAGCTTTCGGACGGCCAGGTGGCGATGTTCAAGCGCTACCCGGACAGCTATCGGATCCCGGTTTACCCCACTCACCGCAGTGTCGGCCTGCCACCCGAGATCTACGAGTCGGCCAAGCGCAGCGCCTTGAGCGTGACCACTACCAACGACGGCAACGGCCTGGCCAACTTTACCGGCAACCGTTACTACGCCTTCCCGATTCCGAAGAACGGCATCGAGGTGCTGTGGAACCACCTGACCCGTTATCACGGCGGCAACCAGAAGCGCATCGTCACCCAGGTCACCCCGCAGACCAACGGCAGCTACACCTCGATCCGTTTCGAGGAAGAGGTGGCGGCGCCGCAACTGATCCCGGACCTGGACCCGGCCAAGGCAGCCAACGTGCAGAACTTCTTCAAGCAGTCGGTGACCGCCCCGGCGCGGCTGGCGGGCAACGTGCTGCTGGTCCACGAGACCCTGGACCAGGTCAAGGAGCCGCGTTCGGCATGGATCTACAACGCGGGCCAGCGTCGCGTGCGCCGCGCCCCGCAAGTGGCCTACGACGGCCCGGGCACCGCCGCCGACGGCCTGCGCACCTCGGACAACTTCGACATGTTCTCCGGTGCTCCCGACCGTTACGACTGGAAGCTGGTGGGCAAGAAGGAGATGTACATCCCCTACAACAGCTACAAGCTGGATTCCCCGAGCCTCAAGTACGACGACATCGTCAAGGCCGGGCACATCAACCAGGACCTGACCCGCTATGAACTGCACCGGGTGTGGGAAGTGGTGGGCACGGTCAAGCCCAACCAGCGGCACATCTACGCCACTCGGCACATGTACATCGACGAGGACAGCTGGCAGGTGGCCCTGGTGGACCACTATGACGGGCGTGGCCAACTGTGGCGGGTAGCCGAAGGTCATGCGCAGTACTACTACGACCACCAGGTACCGGCCTACACCCTGGAGGCCCTGTATGACCTGAACGCCGGCCGTTACCTGGCCCTGGGCATGAAGAACGAAGAGAAGCACAGCCTGGAGTTCGGCTTTGCCGCCAAGGCGGCCGACTACACCCCGGCGGCCCTGCGCGCCAGCGGAGTGCGCTAGGCGCCTCTTGGGTTGCAGTGGAGTAATGGTCGAGCCGCACGCTCTTGGGGCGTGCGGTTTTTTAGGGCGGCCAGTCCTGGCAAGCGAGCTTGCTCGCCACAGTCGCGGCAATACTGCGTTCCTCTTGACTGGCAGTTATCCGACTGCCTGGTCGGTTTTTTTATGGGGGCTGATCAGCCTGCTGAATACTTCTTCAACTGGCCGGGAGGTCGGGGCTAGGGTGGGGCTACGCTGGCTAAAACTATAAAAAGGCACGCCGCAATGACCGCCATGACTCGTTGTCCAGAGCGTCCCGGGTTCATGCCCCGTTTGTCCTCCCATCATTTTTCCCGCAGCCGCCTGAGCGCGCCGTTGCTGGCCTCCGGTGCGCGGGTCAAGCTGCTTTGCGCGCCTGCCGGCAGCGGCAAGACGGCGCTGCTGGCTGAGTGCCTGCAACAGGCACCAGAGACCTGCCGGGTGAGCTGGTTGCCGTTGTCCGGCGGGCGGCATAGCCCGCAGGGGCTGTGCGCTGCCCTGGCCCAGGCCCTGGGGCTGGAACGCGATGACGAAGCCACGGTGCTGCAGCACCTGGCGCACCTGCAGGCGCCGGCCTGGATCTTCATCGATGACTATTGCCGGGTCGCGGCTGCGGACCTGGACCTGCTGCTCGATCGCCTGCTGAGCCTGGACAACCCGCAGTTGACCTGGTGGCTGGGTTGCCGTCGCCGGCCCCTGTGCAACTGGCCACGCCTGCTGCTGGACGATCAGTTGTTCGAGCTGGACGGCCCGGCACTGGCATTCAGCCAGATCGAGATCGAGCAACTGCTGCAACGGCTGCCGCAACCCCTGTGTGCGCAGACCGCCAGTCGCATTCTGCAACGCAGTGGCGGCTGGTGCGCCGGGGTGCGCATTGCCTTGCTGGAAGGCAGCGAGCTGACGATTCAGCCCTGCAAGCCGGGGCGCCCCAATACCTTGCTGGAGTACCTGGAGCACGAGCTGTTCAGCGTGCTGCCGGCGGAGCTGGCGCAAGTCTGGCAAGTACTGGCGCACCTGCCACGTTTCAACGCCGAGCTGTGCGAGCATCTGTTCGGCGTCGGGGAGGGGGCCCAGTACCTGCGGACCTTGCAGGACATGGCCTGCTTCATCGAACCCTGGGACGGTGGCGGCGACTGGCTCCAGGTGTTTCCGCCGCTGGCCCGGCTGATGCGCGACGAGGCCTGGCCGGGCGGGCGCTCCTGGCATCGCCGGGCCTGCCAGTGGTTCATTGCCCAGGAGGATTGGCAGTCGGCCTTTGAGCAGGCGCTGCGGGCCGAAGAGTATGAAGTCGCGGTCAGCCTGCTGGAGCATTTCAGTTTCGAGTTCCTGTTCCAGCAGGACAATGCGCTGCTGTTGCTGCAACTGCATGAGCGCCACGGTGGCGAACTCTTGCTGGTGTCGCCGCACCTGGTGGGGCTGCTGGTTGCGGCCATGCTGTTTGCCGGGCGCTTCGAGCAGGCGGGGCAGTGCATGGCGCAGATGGCCCGGTTCGCCCCCCAGCCCTCCGCAGCTCAGCAGCGTCAGTTGCTGGCCCGCTGGCAGGCACAGCAGGGCTGGCTGCTGCACCTGAGCGGGCGGATGACGGCGGCGCGGCAGCATTTTATCGAGGCCCTGGATGAGCTGGCGGACAGCGCCTGGACCACCCGCCTGCTGTGCCTGTCGGGGCTGACCCAGCAGGCCCTGCTGGGTGCGGAGCTGGATGTGGCCCAGGCCCTCAATCGTGAAGCCCTGTGCCTGGCCCGGGCCCAGGATGCCCAGCTGTTCGAAGGCCTGCTGGAACTGGACCATGCCCAGTTGCTGGAGCAAAGGGGCGCGCCGCATCGGGCCCAGAGCCTGCTGGAGCAGGTCTGTGAGCGCTTGTCGATGCAGGCGCTGCGGGCGACCCCGCTGCTCGGTCGCATCGCCCTGCGTCTCGGTCGCCTGGCCTTGCGCCAGGGGCATGCAGAGCAGGCGGCCGGCTACTTTCGCAGCGGCCTCGAGGATTGCCTGCTGAGCCACGACAAGCGTGCCTTGTATGGTTTCCTCGGCCAGGCCCAACTGGCGGCCAACCAGGGTGATTATGCCCAGGCCTTCGTGCGCCTGCGGGATGCGGAGCGGCTGATGCAGCAGCGGCAGATTCCCGACACGGTGTACCGGGGCGTGCTGTTGCAGGTCAGCAGCCAGCTCTGGCTGCAACAGGGGCGACCGGAGCTGGCTCAGGAGGCCTTGAGCCGCTTGCTCCGGCACTTTCGCGGCCCCCAGGCGCTACAGGCGCCACCGGCCACCCTGGAGTTGATTCCGGGGATCGAATACCTGCTGGTGCTGGCCGAGGTGCACCTGGGGCGGGCCCAGGCGCCGATCGCTACCTTGCAGGGGCTGCTGGCCCGGGCCCAACGCCACGGCATGCAGGGGTTGGAGGCCGAGGTGCAACTGGCCCTGGCCGAGGTCGCCCACCTGCAAGGCAACCCGGCGCTGGCGCAGGAAGCATTGCAGGCGGGGCAGGCACTGGTGCAGCGATGCAACCTGCCGCAGGCACTGCACGAACTGCGCCTGCGGCAACCACTCTTGCTGGCTGCGGGGGAAGCGCTGCAGACGCCATCATCGGCAGGCCCCCTGGAAAACCGCGAAAGCCTGCTCAGCCTGCGGGAACTGCAAGTGCTGCAACTGATCGCTCAGGGCTGTTCAAACCAGCAGATCGCCGAGCAATTGTTCATTTCCCTGCATACCGTGAAGACCCACGGGCGCCGGATTCACAGCAAACTGGGGGTGGAGCGGCGTACCCAGGCGGTAGCCAAGGCCCAGGCCCTGGGGCTGATGAGTTGAGCGCTAGCGGTTATTGCGGCTGATAACCCATGCGCCAGCTCACTGCAGAGCTGGCCGCCAGCAGACGTTGGGCTGCGGGCCCATGTTCATCGGCGTGGAACAGCGACGTCGGCCCTACCACGGTCAGCACCGCGGCGATTTTGCCGGTGGCATCGAACACCGGCGCCGACAGGGCATCGACACCGGGCATCAGCAAACCGTGGACATGGTGCAGCCCGCGCTGGCGAATCTGCTCGGCCAGGGCATCGTGCACCTGCTTGTCGGCCAGGGCGTGGGGGCTGCCGGTTGCCAGTTCCTGCTGGCGCAGGTCGAGGGTTTCGCGCTGTGGCAGGTAGGCGTTGAACACCAGCCCGGTGGATGAACTGAGCAGTGGCAGCACCGAGCCCAGTTGAGTGACCACGGTCACCGCCCGCACCGCCGGTTCGATATGCACCACCGTCGCGCCCTGGTTGCCCCACACCGCGAGGAAGCAGGTTTCGTTCAATTCGTCCCGCAGTTCCGCCAGGGGCAGGGTCGCGACTTTCAGTACGTCCATGCTGCTCAGGGCGGCCAGGCCTACCCGCAGGGCTTCGCGGCCCAGGCCGTAGTGATTGGTAGCGCTGTTCTGTTCGGCAAAGCCGCTGGCAATCAAGGCCTGCAGGTAGCGATGCACCTTGCTTGCCGGCATCTGCACATGTTCGGCCAGGCGCGAAAGGGAAGTGGCCGGCGACAGTTCGGCCAGGGCCTTGAGGATGTCGGTACCGACCTCGGCCGAGCGGACTTTCTGTTTACCGGTGCTGTCGCTGATGCTGCGCGGCTTTTCCATGGAGGCATTGGGGTCCCGTGACAAGTGGCGGTCTTTATAGCTTGACGCTCCTGGGCAATCAAATTACGTTATGCGTAATTGGATTACGATAAAAATAACCCAGGCGTGCCGATAGCTCTTGTAAGGGAGTGGTGGCCCCTGCCTATTCCAACTTCCAGGAGGCTCCATGAACCTCGATTCTTCGGCGTCGGCCCTCAGCTACCAATCGGGCTTTGGCAACGAATTTGCCAGCGAGGCCCTGCCAGGGGCGCTGCCCGTCGGCCAGAACTCCCCGCAAAAAGCCCCTTACGGCCTGTACGCCGAACTGTTTTCCGGCACCGCCTTCACCATGACCCGCAGCGAAGCCCGGCGTACCTGGATGTACCGCATCCAGCCCTCGGCCAAGCACCCGGCTTTCGCCAAGCTTGCGCGCCAGCTGGCAGGCGGCCCCCTGGGTGAGGTCACCCCCAACCGCCTGCGCTGGAGCCCCCTGCAGATTCCTGGTGAAGCCACCGATTTCATCGACGGCCTGGTGGCCATGGTGGCCAACTCGGCGGCGCAGAAGCCGGCGGGTATCAGCGTCTATCACTACCGTGCCAACCGCTCGATGGAGCGGGTGTTCTTCAATGCCGATGGCGAGCTGCTGCTGGTGCCGGAGCTGGGCCGCCTGCGCATCGTCACCGAACTGGGCATGCTGGACCTGGAGCCATTGGAAATCGCCGTGCTGCCTCGCGGGCTGAAATTCCGCATCGAACTGCTGGACCCGCAAGCCCGCGGCTACGTCGCCGAGAACCACGGCGCGCCGCTGCGCCTGCCGGACCTTGGGCCGATTGGCAGCAACGGCCTGGCCAACCCCCGGGATTTCCTGGCCCCGGTGGCTCATTACGAAGACCTGCGCCAGCCCACCACGCTCGTCCAGAAGTACCTCGGCGAGCTCTGGGGCTGCGAGCTCGACCATTCGCCACTGAACGTGGTGGCCTGGCACGGCAACAACGTGCCGTACAAATACGACCTGCGTCGTTTCAACACCATTGGCACCGTCAGCTTCGACCACCCGGACCCGTCGATCTTCACCGTATTGACCTCGCCCACCAGCGTGCCGGGCCTGGCCAACCTGGACTTCGTGATCTTTCCGCCACGCTGGATGGTGGCCGAGAACACCTTCCGTCCACCGTGGTTCCACCGCAACCTGATGAACGAGTTCATGGGCCTGATCCAGGGTGCCTACGATGCCAAGGCCGAAGGCTTCCTGCCCGGCGGCGCGTCGCTGCACAGTTGCATGAGCGCCCACGGCCCGGACGGCGAAACCTGCACCAAGGCGATCAACGCCCAGTTGCAGCCGGCCAAGATCGACAACACCATGGCCTTCATGTTCGAGACCAGCCAGGTGCTGCGCCCGAGCCAGTTCGCCCTGGAGTGCCCAGAGCTGCAGAACGACTACGATGCTTGCTGGGCCTCGCTGCCCGTCACCTTCAACCCGAATCGGAGATAACCCATGACCTTGCCCACCATCACCCGTAGCTGGGTCGAGTCCGCCAACGGTCACCCCGACTTCCCGTTGCAGAACCTGCCCCTGGGCGTCTTCAGCACCCAGGGTTCGGCGCCCCGCAGCGGGGTCGCCATTGGCGAACAGATTTTCGACCTGGAAGCGGCGCTGGATGCCGGGCTGTTCGAAGGCCAGGCCCAGGCTGCGGTGCAGGCGGCCCGTGGCGGCCAGCTGAATGCGTTCTTCGAACTCGGCCGCCCGGCCCGGGTCGCCTTGCGCGAACGCCTGCTGGAACTGCTCGGCGAAGGCAGCAGCCTGCGCGGCAAGATCGAGGCCCAGGGGGCGAAACTGCTGCCCCAGGCCGCGGACTGCCAGATGCACCTGCCGGCTAAGATCAACGATTACACCGACTTCTATGTGGGCATCGAACACGCGCAGAACGTCGGCAAGCTGTTCCGCCCCGACAACCCGCTGCTGCCCAACTACAAGTACGTGCCGATCGGCTATCACGGTCGCGCCTCCACTATCCGTACCTCCGGTGCCGACGTGCGCCGGCCCAAGGGCCAGACCCTGCCGGCCGGGCAGTCCGAACCGACCTTCGGCCCCTGCGCGCGCCTGGACTACGAACTGGAGCTGGGCATCTGGATCGGCCAGGGCAACGAGATGGGCGAGCCCATCGCCATTGGCGACGCCGCCGAACACATCGCCGGGTTCTGCCTGCTCAACGACTGGTCGGCGCGGGATATCCAGGCCTGGGAATACCAGCCGCTGGGCCCATTCCTGTCGAAAAGCTTCATCACCAGCATTTCGCCCTGGGTGGTGACCGCTGAGGCCCTGGAGCCGTTCCGCCAGGCTCAGGCCCCGCGCCCTGAAGGCGACCCGCAACCGCTGCCGTACCTGCTGGACAAGCGCGACCAGGCCGGCGGTGGCTTCGACATCGAATTGGAAGTGCTGCTGACCACTCGCACCATGCGCGAGCAGGGCCTGCCGGCACACCGCCTGACCCTGAGCAACACTCGGTACATGTACTGGACCGTGGCGCAGATGGTTGCGCACCACAGCGTCAACGGCTGCCAGTTGCAGGCTGGCGACCTGTTCGGTTCGGGCACCTTGTCCGGCCCGCAGAACGGCCAGTTCGGCAGCCTGCTGGAGATCACCGAAGGCGGCAAGAAACCCATCGAACTGGCGTCCGGCGAGGTGCGCAAGTTCCTCGAGGACGGCGATGAAATCATCCTGCGCGGGCGTTGCAGCCGTGAGGGTTTCGCCTCCATCGGCTTCGGCGAATGCCGTGGCACGGTCCAGCCGGCACGTTAAGGGAGAGCCCCCATGCAGCTCTATACCTACTACCGCTCCACTGCGTCCTACCGGGTGCGCATCGCGCTGGCCCTCAAGGGCCTGGAGTTCCAGGCCATACCGGTCAATCTGCTGGTGCCCAAGGGCGGTGCGAATCGCCAGCCGGAGTACCTGGAGATCAACCCTCAGGGCCGGGTGCCGGCCCTGCGGACCGATGAAGGCGACCTGCTGATCCAGTCGCTGGCAATCATCGAGTACCTGGAGGAGCGTTATCCACAGGTGCCGCTGCTGTCCACGGACCTGGTCAGCCGCGCCCGGGAACGGGCGGTTGCCGCGATCATCGGCTGCGACATTCATCCGCTGCACAACTCCAGCACCCAAAACCTGCTACGGGAATGGGGCCATGAGGAAGCGCAACTGCTGGTGTGGATCGACCACTGGATCAGCCAGGGGCTGGCGGCCCTGGAGCAACTGATCGGCGACCAGGGCTTCTGTTTTGGCGATGAGCCGGGGCTGGCCGATGTGTTCCTGATTCCCCAGCTGTATGCGGCCGAGCGTTTCAAGGTGTCCCTGGACGCCTATCCGCGGATCCTCCGGGTCGCGGCCCTGGCCGCCGAGCACCCGGCGTTCCAGGCTGCGCACCCGGCCAACCAGCCAGATACGCCAGCCTGAACCTGCACGCTGCCCGGTATCCGGGGTAGCGTGGCATCTGCATCACCCAGGCCCCGCAACGGGGCCTGAGCGGTCACCGCCTGTGACCTGCGCAACACTGCTGCCCATAACCATAAAAAACCGAACAGGTACTTTGCGATGCAAAATCAGATTGCCAGCTTTCGTGCTGCGCTCGACGCCCGCCCGGTGTCCCGCTACCAGTGGTTGCTCTTGTTGCTTCTCGCCTTGCTGCTGGTCACCGATGGCTACGACGCCCAGGTCCTGGGCTATGTGGTGCCGGCCCTGGCCCAGGACTGGGGGCTGGAGAAGGCCGCCTTCGGCCCGGTGTTCAGCGCTAACCTGCTGGGCCTGACCCTGGGGTCCCTGGCGGTGACGCCCCTGGCGGACCGTTTTGGCGTGCGCCGGATCCTGCTCTGTTGCGTGCTGATCTACGCCAGCCTCACGGTGCTGATGGTGTTCGCCAATTCCCTTGAAAGCCTGATGGCCGCCCGTTTTATCTGTGGCATCGGCATGGGCGGGGCGATGCCCAGCGCGATGGCGCTGATGTCCGAATATTCGCCGCCGCGCCTGCGCACCCTGATGGTGACCCTGGCCGCCTGCGGTTTCTCCTTTGGCGGCGCGGCGGGTGGTTTCGTTGCCGCCGGGTTCATCGATCGCTTTGGCTGGGAAGCGGTGTTCCTCGCCGGTGGCATCACGCCACTGCTGCTGTTTCCTTTCCTGCTCTGGCGCCTGCCCGAATCGCTGCCGCGCCTGCTGCGGGACGCGCCGCCCTATGCGCGGCTGCGCAAGGTCACCGCACAGATGCTCCCGGACTGGCAACCGCCGGCCGCAGTGCTCAACAGCGGTGAGCAGGTGGACAGCAAGCTCACGGTGCTGGAGCTGTTCCGCCATGGCTATGCACGGCCGACCTTGCTGATCTGGGCGACCTTTTTCGTCAGCCTGATCCTGCTGTATTTCATGATCAGCTGGTTGCCGACGCTGCTGCTGGAGAGTGGCCTGGCCCTGAGGCAGGCCAACCTGGTGACTTCGATGTTCCTCTTCGCCGGCACCCTCGGCGCGATCTGCATGGCCTGGTTCGCCGACCGCCTGAAACGCAAGGTGCGCCTGCTGGCCGCGGTGCTCAGCGCCGCCGCACTGTGCACCGTGCTACTGGGGTTGAACCACGACAACCCGCGCTACCTGGTGGTGTTCGTGTTTGCCGCGGGCTTCTGCATCATCGGTGGCCAGTTGACCCTGAATGCCTTCGCCAGCAACTTCTACCCGGCCCAGGTGCGCGCCACCGGCACCGGCTGGGCTTTGGGCGTGGGGCGTTTCGGTTCGATCCTCGGTCCGCTGTTCGGCAGCATGCTGCTGGCGATGCATATTCCGGTGCAGCAGATTTTCTTCTTCTGCGCGATTCCGGCCCTGCTTGCGGCGTTGTTGATCATCCAGGTGCGTTCGCCCCTGGCGTCGGCCTCAAGTGAGGCGGGGCCGGCCGCGCAACGGCAGGCCCCGCTCAAGTCCTGAGGGGCAGGGTGCTTCAGCGTGCCAGGTGCTTGATCATCGGCACGCAGGCCAGGGTCAGGCCCCGGGGCGACTGGTACTGAGCGATGCGCTCACCGACAAAGCCGCAACGGCGATAAAAGTCGGCGGCATTGAGGGTCGAATCCAGGATCAGGTGGGGCAACTCGGCCTCCAGCGCCCGTTCTTCGAGGTACTCCATCATCTTGCGGCCGATACCACGTCCCATGTAGGCCGGGTCGACGAACACCGCGTCGACCTGCCCGGTCTCCAGGTCGAGCATGCCGCTGGCGGTCACCTGATTGTCGATGACCGCGACATGGCCGGTGTTTTCCACCACTTCGATGAAGTAGTCGCTCAGTTCGCCAGCCGTCCAGACCTGGAGGTCCGCTTCGGGGTAGTGGCCGGCGCACTGCTGGTTGATGGCCTGGTTGCGAATGTCGAAGACTCGTTGTGCGTCGGCGCCGTGGGCTTTTCTGATGAGCATGCTGTGTCCGTTCCCTGGGGTTAGCCGCCCATCCTGCCAGAGCCCGAGCGCTGCTGTCATGCGGCCCTGGCCTGTATCAGCAACAGCCCCCAGCCGGTGGGCAGGGTGCCGTCGGCGCATTGCAAGTGCCGGGTGGCGTCGTGCAGTTCCTGCTTCATCCTGGCGCGGTTGGCAGGGCTCAGGCGATCCAGGTCGTAGGTGTCGCCAAGGGCAACCCAGAGTTCCTCGAAGGTTGGCGTCCAGGGCAGGTCCAGGTCTTCGAAGTGCAGCGCGGTGAAGTGCCGGCCCAGCAGTTGCCGCCAGCCATCCTCCGACTGCGCCCGTGGGTCCACTAGGGGCAGGTGCGCCAGGTGGTCGCGTCGGGCGGCGGCGCGGAACACCTGCAGGTAGTGCTGGCCCAGTTCCCCGAGGAGAAATTCCCGGCCGACCACCGCTGACAGTTGGCCGCCCGGGACCAGCACTCGATGAGCCTCCTGCAGCACCTGCTCGATATCGCTCATGAGCATCAGCGCCAGGTGCGAAAGCACCGCGTCGACGCTGGCGCTGGCGAGGGAAAGGGCTTGCGCCCGCTCCTCCAGCAGCAGGCCCCGGCCCGCCAGGCGCACATGGGCCGCCTGTAATTCGGTGGCGCTCATGTCGACCCCGAGCAACCGTGCCGTGGGGTGGTGCCTGGCCAGCAGGTCGAGCAGGAAACCGTCGCCGCAACCCAGGTCCAGCACCCGCGCCTCGGGTGGTAGGGCCTTGAGGGTGGTTGCCAGTATGTCGTAGGAGGAACCACGCCCCGCCAGGCTCAGCCCGGCGAAGGCCGGTGGCGTGGTGCCGGGGTGGCGCTGGTGGAAATCCTGGAGGAAGCGTTCGGCGCTGTTCATGCTTTTTCATCCTTGCAGCAGGCGGGTGAGCGGCGGGCATTGTTGCACGGCAGGCGCGGAACCGCGGGAGGATTCAGTGCACGATGGTATTAGGCGGCAGGTGCCCGAGGCGTTCGGTCAGGCGCAGGCGCTGGATCGGATCGTCGCTGAGCAGCAGGGCGTGCTCCAGGTCGAAGCGTTCGGCATTCGGGCATTCCAGGCGCTGGTAGAGGCTGGCCCGGGCCAGGTAGTCGGCGGCGCTGCCGTTGCCGATTTCCAGGACCCGTTCGGCATTGATCAGGGCCCCCAGATGGTCGTCGTAGGACAGGTGCAACTGGCGCAGGTTGCGTGACAGGCGTTGGAACATCTGCAGCGGTTCGGCGCTGGCCAGGTGCTCGGCGCTGAGTTTGATATGGGCGCCGTACTGGCGCTGCAGCAGTTCCCGGCAATCGTTGGGGTACAGCCGCCGCCCGCCGCACGGGTCCAGCAGGTGGTCGGCACCGGGCACCCGCAGCAGGAAGTGCCCGGGAAAGTTCACCCCCGCCAGCGGCACCTGCAGCCGCTGCGCCAGCTCCAGAGCGATCAGGGCCAGGGCCAGGGGCTGGCCGCGCCGACGCTCCAAGACCTTGTCCATCAGCGCAGCCTGGGGCCGCAGGGGCAGGTGTTCGTCCTGCTGGAAACCCAGGTCGTTGAGCCGGCGCAACAGCGGTTGGCCGAGCTCATTCGCCGGCAGCGTCGGCAGGCTGCTGCCCACTTGCTGCTGCAGTTGCTTGAACTCCTCCAGCAACAGGCCGGGCACCACCTGGGGATCATGCTCGGCAGCAATCCAAAGGGCAGCTTCCAGCAGGGCGGGTGGCGAGCGGTGCAGACAGGCGAAAAAAGCTTGGCGCGGGTTCATCTCGATCTCCGACGGATGCCTCGTTTTAGCCTCGTGACGAAGCTTCGTCCAGTGTTGAAATGCGTGGTAGCAGGTTATTTCCCAAAGCCTGCAAAAACCCGGGGCTTATTCCTGCGCGGCGCAGCAAATTCCAGGCGCAAGCCTATACTGGCGTCTACAAGAAGTGATTCGGGAGCCCGTCGATGTTCGCTCTCATGCACAGCACCCGCCTTGAATCGCTGCACCTCAGCGTCGACCCCTGTACCGGGTTGAAGGCCGTGATCGCCATCCACGACAGCCGCCTGGGGCCCGCCCTGGGCGGCTGTCGTTACCTCGCCTACCCCGACGACAGCAGTGCCGTGACGGATGCTGCGCGCCTGGCCCAGGGCATGAGCTACAAGGCCGCCCTGGCCGGCCTGCCCCAGGGCGGCGGTACCGCCGTGATCATCCGCCCCGCCCATGTGGAAAGCCGCGCCGCCCTGTTCGAAGCCTTTGGCCGATGCGTCGAGCAACTGGACGGGCGCTACATCACCGCCATCGACAGCGGTACCTCGGTGGCCGACATGGACTGCATCGCCCAGCAGACCCGTTACGTCACCAGCACCAGTGCCGCGGGCGACCCTGCCCCCCATGCCGCCATGGGAGTGTTCGCCGGCATACGCAGCACCGCCATGGCGCGCCTGGGCAGCGACAACCTGGAAGGCCTGCGGGTGGCGATCCAGGGGCTGGGCAATGTCGGCTATGCCCTGGCCGAACAGTTGCACGCTGCCGGGGCGGAGTTGCTGGTCAGCGATATCGATGCCGGCAAGGTGCAACTGGCCATGGAGCAACTGGGCGCCCATCCCATC
The DNA window shown above is from Pseudomonas protegens CHA0 and carries:
- a CDS encoding class I SAM-dependent methyltransferase produces the protein MNSAERFLQDFHQRHPGTTPPAFAGLSLAGRGSSYDILATTLKALPPEARVLDLGCGDGFLLDLLARHHPTARLLGVDMSATELQAAHVRLAGRGLLLEERAQALSLASASVDAVLSHLALMLMSDIEQVLQEAHRVLVPGGQLSAVVGREFLLGELGQHYLQVFRAAARRDHLAHLPLVDPRAQSEDGWRQLLGRHFTALHFEDLDLPWTPTFEELWVALGDTYDLDRLSPANRARMKQELHDATRHLQCADGTLPTGWGLLLIQARAA
- a CDS encoding MFS transporter; amino-acid sequence: MQNQIASFRAALDARPVSRYQWLLLLLLALLLVTDGYDAQVLGYVVPALAQDWGLEKAAFGPVFSANLLGLTLGSLAVTPLADRFGVRRILLCCVLIYASLTVLMVFANSLESLMAARFICGIGMGGAMPSAMALMSEYSPPRLRTLMVTLAACGFSFGGAAGGFVAAGFIDRFGWEAVFLAGGITPLLLFPFLLWRLPESLPRLLRDAPPYARLRKVTAQMLPDWQPPAAVLNSGEQVDSKLTVLELFRHGYARPTLLIWATFFVSLILLYFMISWLPTLLLESGLALRQANLVTSMFLFAGTLGAICMAWFADRLKRKVRLLAAVLSAAALCTVLLGLNHDNPRYLVVFVFAAGFCIIGGQLTLNAFASNFYPAQVRATGTGWALGVGRFGSILGPLFGSMLLAMHIPVQQIFFFCAIPALLAALLIIQVRSPLASASSEAGPAAQRQAPLKS
- a CDS encoding SirB1 family protein — translated: MNPRQAFFACLHRSPPALLEAALWIAAEHDPQVVPGLLLEEFKQLQQQVGSSLPTLPANELGQPLLRRLNDLGFQQDEHLPLRPQAALMDKVLERRRGQPLALALIALELAQRLQVPLAGVNFPGHFLLRVPGADHLLDPCGGRRLYPNDCRELLQRQYGAHIKLSAEHLASAEPLQMFQRLSRNLRQLHLSYDDHLGALINAERVLEIGNGSAADYLARASLYQRLECPNAERFDLEHALLLSDDPIQRLRLTERLGHLPPNTIVH
- a CDS encoding GNAT family N-acetyltransferase translates to MLIRKAHGADAQRVFDIRNQAINQQCAGHYPEADLQVWTAGELSDYFIEVVENTGHVAVIDNQVTASGMLDLETGQVDAVFVDPAYMGRGIGRKMMEYLEERALEAELPHLILDSTLNAADFYRRCGFVGERIAQYQSPRGLTLACVPMIKHLAR
- the maiA gene encoding maleylacetoacetate isomerase — protein: MQLYTYYRSTASYRVRIALALKGLEFQAIPVNLLVPKGGANRQPEYLEINPQGRVPALRTDEGDLLIQSLAIIEYLEERYPQVPLLSTDLVSRARERAVAAIIGCDIHPLHNSSTQNLLREWGHEEAQLLVWIDHWISQGLAALEQLIGDQGFCFGDEPGLADVFLIPQLYAAERFKVSLDAYPRILRVAALAAEHPAFQAAHPANQPDTPA
- a CDS encoding Leu/Phe/Val dehydrogenase gives rise to the protein MFALMHSTRLESLHLSVDPCTGLKAVIAIHDSRLGPALGGCRYLAYPDDSSAVTDAARLAQGMSYKAALAGLPQGGGTAVIIRPAHVESRAALFEAFGRCVEQLDGRYITAIDSGTSVADMDCIAQQTRYVTSTSAAGDPAPHAAMGVFAGIRSTAMARLGSDNLEGLRVAIQGLGNVGYALAEQLHAAGAELLVSDIDAGKVQLAMEQLGAHPIANDSLLSTPCDILAPCGLGAVLNSLSVAQLRCSAVAGSANNQLTNLQVADQLERRGILYAPDYVINSGGLIYVSLKHRNTELPVITAHLSKISQRLTEIFAHAQAEKRSPARVADELAERVLYR